The Proteiniphilum propionicum genome contains the following window.
CTCCTGAAAAGATCCATGGGTGAAAGCGTTTTAGCGACTCCTCCTTACCTGGACGCAGAACAATTTCCTTGTAACTATTCATTGATATATGCCGGTTAAATGTTTATAAATCCTGAGGCATGCCCAGGAATCTAAAGCAGCATATGACTGCTGGGCAGGTTTAAGTATTGAAGCTTCCCAGTTCGATAAGCGCTGGTTTTTGGAGATTTTTTTACCAAATAATATCGCGTATATCTTCTGCAGGCTGTTATCTTCAATCCCGAATTTATCCACGAAAACCTGCAGGTCAATAAAATTCACAGGTTTACGTACTGAACGTTTACGAATTGCGGCAAAGTCGTCACGCAACGAAAGGCCTATCTTTTTGATCCCCGGATCGCTCATTATCGACACAAGCTCATCGGGATAGCCTATTTTGTTAAGACGAAATAGGAAACACTCCTCTTCAGTTGCAAGTTGCATCAGCGCCACATTATTCACCTGTCCACGTCTGAACGACGGCTTGGTTTCAGTATCAAACCCAAGCTCATTCATTTTGGAGAGATACTCACAAGCTTTCTTCGAATCCCCTTCATTATCGATAACGAATATTTTTCCCTCGAACTTCTCTATCGGTAATTCAGCCAAC
Protein-coding sequences here:
- a CDS encoding 3'-5' exonuclease; amino-acid sequence: MGLTISKEQLAELPIEKFEGKIFVIDNEGDSKKACEYLSKMNELGFDTETKPSFRRGQVNNVALMQLATEEECFLFRLNKIGYPDELVSIMSDPGIKKIGLSLRDDFAAIRKRSVRKPVNFIDLQVFVDKFGIEDNSLQKIYAILFGKKISKNQRLSNWEASILKPAQQSYAALDSWACLRIYKHLTGIYQ